AGAAATATGTCTTGGAGGGAAAGCACTTAAAGACCAAACTGATGTGTAGgcagtaaagtgtgtgtgtgtgtgtgtgtggctgcaggtGGGCTATCTGTATGACTGGCTGTTGATAGACTGCCTCATTCTCCACTGCAGGAGGAAAGGTTATCTCGGTGTGTGTGCGAGCGCGATGGAGAACAAGGGAGATATACTGTGTTCATATGTGTTCCTTCCACAATGGACGAAAGGTTATCTTTTACACACACCATTTCTGTAGACTTAACCCCACCCTGTGAGGTCATGTCTCTGATGTCATATAGCTTAATTTTAGAAAGCTTTGCACAATAATTGAACAATGTGTATAGTAATTCTATAGAGGTAAGACCGCCAGCCAGCTGAGAAAACATCAAAGAacatgagatgtgtgtgtgtgtgtgtgtgtgtgtgtggtgggcgGCTTCAATGTTTCCCCCGTCCTCTGGTCCCTTGTCCAGCACTATGTGGTCTCAGGTGATAAGAGAACTGCTTGGCTTGATCCAGAGCATCGGTCAGGTGTACACAGTCTATTCCACTCACTGTAAAATAAGTCCATGAAATCACTTTTAGAGATTTGAACGTGAACATTTCAAAGTGTACTTTTTGTGTATGGACATCCACTTACACTGGCTCTGGGTGCGCAGTGGCATGTCCAAGAGCAGCTGAGATTGGGAGCCCCGAAATGAACGTCCGCGTCTTGCCACAGCGTTGCCTGaagtacagaaaaaaaagttatgatTCTATCTCATGTTAAGTAACCAGTGAGTGGCTTCTGCATTTGCTCTGTTGTAGCTGTTTAACAAAGGTAGGGACACTCCTGCAACTGGTTCACCTTGTCAGGTGACATGTCCATGGTTACACCCGGCTTGTCTTTATCAACGCATCTACTGTACCACAGTATAACAAAGGCCCTATAGCTCAGTGGTTAGAGCACTGGTCTTGTAAACCAGGGGTCGCGAGTTCAAATCTCGCTGGGGCctaacatttattgtttttaataatcgCAACTGGTTTCAGACATGTATCTACGTTACTGAAGCATTGCCAAGTCAAGAGAAGCACCTGATATTGACAGTGGCTCAATGGCGCACTGTTGCCTCAATGTCACCAGTTTGGGTCCCGCTACTGAGGGGCTtgttgtgtggagtttgcatggttTCTCCAGGTACTCCAGTTTCCTTCTCCACAGGTTAATtgtacactctaaattgatttTGTTGGTTCATAGATGTGAATGTgatagtgaatggttgtttgtctctgtatgttctgtatgttggccctgcaatagactggtgacttgtccagggtgtacccctacatttcgccctatgtcagccgggattgacccccccacccccacgcCCATCTTGACCCCACCCAtggggaggataaagcagtagacaatgaatgaatggcctgtatttatatagtggcTGTCTGATGCTGATGACcaatcaaagctgctttacaatacagttgtatcattcactcagtcactcagcacatctacagtatgtgcagcattttattttaaatatccattcacacactggaGGAGCAACTTGGACATATTGGACCTGGGAATCAAACAAAGACAACTCGGTCTGCCTCTGAGCCACAACATGTGATTCTCTGGTGTTGGAAGTACCTTTTAAAAAGgatttttattgcattttatagATAAATGTTTGCACCAGTGCAGTGTACAGAGTTAGTATATAGTCATCTCTATTTCTACATAGTTTTCCATGTGTGTTGTTACAAATGCAGGAGTTTTGAGGTAGAATACTTAAAAGGCACAATGATGATTTAACCAGCGGTGTGACCCAGTAAGGAGTAGTGAGTCATATCTCAGACTTATTCGACTTCTCTTAGGGGAAAAATTAGAGTGCAAATGAAGCGATTGGATctcttgtgtctgtgtatgGGGCACCATGTCGgtgcttctgtgtgttttctgcagatATCTTTACGCAGTTAACTGACATTCCCCCTGACAGCTCTGAACTTTTCACAATGCCAGGACTGtcagagagaaagggggagagagagagaagcagagagagggaggtgaggtgagaagggggagggggaaACCACGTCAGAAGGTTAGGTTGGAGTGCGGAGGACGTGTGGTGGGTTGGGTCTTCTCTGGGCAGGGATGATGTGTGTGCTCTCATGTTTTGGCGCAGCAAAGTTTGTCTCCATCCTGCCATCATCACCTGGTGATGTGTGATGAAGGTCAGGCCTGTCTGTGGGTCGAAACCCTACCAGAGCTACCGCACATTCAACCAGGCCGATACTGTCCTGATACTGTGGACTGAAGTATCATCCAGACATTTACAAGGTTCCTGCTCATAGAAACTGTCACTGACGGCGTCCTCCACCCTGGTTTGACAACCATGTCTGTTTAATCCCACTAAATCTCAGACTGTTTGCAACGTTAGGCTTTGTAATTGAGGAGCGATGGTTTCAATAATGATTGAAACAAAGCCATCTTAGGTGATGAACCACATGGGGcagaaaacagctgctgctgctgagtgtgaCGTACAGTATGTGGATGTGGCCAGACCCTCATTTTCTGCTTCCTGTTCCACCATCAAATAAATCTTCTaacaaaagcaggaaaatgCTGTTGAGATAGTCGTACATAAATGTCTACTGTCAGATCTCTAATAAAGTAAATCATTATGGTACGTTCAAGAATATGTTttgataaaagtaaaaataaaatctatgagAAAATCATGGTGTGCAGATGAACTCACCATAGATACTTTGAAGAACAGTGCTCTTAGTCACAGATGGTTTAGCAGGTACAGCTCTGTTATCCACCTTCTTCCTGGTTTGGGTGTGGTTTGACTCCACTTTGCGTCCGCGTGCGTGAAACCTGACAACACATCCATGCAAATGCACGACGTTCAATTAAAGAAATCTCATACAGTGTTCAAAGGTCGAAAAACTGGCAAGTCCTCACACTACTGCTCACTAGGCATGAGCAAAGTAAACAGAGTTTATTTGACGCAGCTATTAGGCAGCGCATACAAAATATAACTGAGAAGCTGAATGGAAACAGAGAGTCTCCTGCTGTGTGCTGGCAGAGTCTAAGAGAAACATAGTGAGCaagaaggagaggaaaggaatgaGCGACTGCTGGTAGCTATTAGAGCAGCATGGTTGAACTTTTAGCCTCTTGTTAAACCAGTTTGAAAGCTCTAGATTATAGCCAGTCTGTCCCCAGCATCCTTGTCTCACCCATCTCCCACGCTCTCCCTCCTACTGCGCGTGTGTTGATGGCATCCAGATAGAAGATGGGGCGGTGTTACATGAGAGATACTGGTTGGCATTTAAGAGGCAGAAGGCACATGTGGGCACCACATGGAACTGCTAATCATTCACGGAAGCCTCAGCTACCGAGCACTCCTTCAGGTACCAACTCAAATAGAGACGTGTGAACTCACCTTCGCCAGGCTCGCTGAATGACGCGTGCTGCCGCGTTCCTCCTCCTGCACTGCTCTTTGTCGTATCTGTGTGTACGTGTAGAGGTCGGTACATGTGTGCCAGTCTTTCTTGTGAGGCGTTTGTGGTCTAAAGGTGAGCTGCTTCTTAATGAGGCAGAGTGAGTTTGGTCTTTGGTGGAGACTCTCTCAGAAGTGTGCTCCTTGTGGTGTCGGCGCCTTTTTGGAGAGGCGTGGGCATCGTTCTTGCTGGTAGCAGTCTGCACATTCATGTGAGAGTCTTTCTTTCTAATGAGGATGGATTCTCTGGAAGTGTCCTCAGTGTGGTCCATAGAGGAGACACTCCCTGAAGGATTGCTTTTGATTGGAGTGGCTCGTTCTCTGACTTTGGGTATGGAGGGGGGTCTGGGCTTGAGAATGGGTGGCTGAAAGCAGCTGGCAGGCGAGAGAAGTTCCTTCAGCCTGGTGGTTTGAGGGGCACCAGACACTGTGTCAGCTGTGACAGGACTTTGGTGGCTCAAAGCCTCTGGAGCCTCACGTGGTTCAGATGCTTTGCCTCTTCTGGAGGATCTGCTCTTGTGCTCTGGTGGCAAGAAGGCATTGtgatgaaataattaaataaataagtaatgatatttattattttaatcttgATCGACATAATCAGCTGTCACCACATCATCGCTCTCAATTCAAAGTGGAAACTGCATCCTAACAACTTGAAGGACTTCTGCACATTCGTACCTTTGTGTCTCTCCTCTTTACTCCTTGTGTATTCCGCTTTGGATGACTTCTTTGTTTCCACCACAGAGTCATTCATGGATAGGCTCTCTACAGTGTTGACTAAAGAGAGCTGATTCTGCTCTTCTCTCACCAAAGAAACTTTCCGTTTCTCTGCAGTGGACACTGGGACCTCCTGCTGCACGGCCTCTCGTCTCCGCTGTTCTTCTTCTCGTTTCCTAGACACAAAGAACAATTTGACCTAATGATCGCATGTGCAGTAGTGTGTACAATACACCACATGAAGAgacaatgtgaaaaaaatgtattttgtgacaCTGATGAGTACAAAATCCCTTTTAAAACTACTTGCTAGGCAAATACACGTATTGAACATCTTAGAACCTAACAACAATACATAGAAAGCAGAAATATTAGCTTTTTTTCAGTTGAAAAACCTGATGGTGGgtgaatgtttgtgtatgtaagtgaaataaaaacaaaaagatgatGGAAAAAGAATAATCAGAGCAGATAAAACAGGTTCATTGCTCCACTAAAACAAGTTAACTTCCCAAATGCATTGTGCAAGACAATTAAGGTGAGACGAGTGAGCAAATgacgaaaaaaagaaaaagaaaatgacaaacgaGCTAAAGGAGAAGACGGGGAGAAGACATATCTGTGTGCAGGgatgacagagagaaagacagataCGGAGAGAGTGTGACTGTTTCTATAGAGctgagagacggacagagacagATAACAGAAACCGGAATGAGAGATAAGATGCAAATGTTGTGTGATAAACATAATGTCTCACAATGAATGCAAGCATCTTCAAACAAAGTATGACAAAGGCTTTTTGTACGTATGTGTATGTGAACTGCATGTTTTTCATATTCGTGTTGTATGTGTGGTCTAGCCATGACTCATGTTatctgattacacacacacacacacacacacacacacacacacacaaataaatattctCACATTCTCACAatgtaaatcattaaaatgacatattttatgGTTAGGACAAACTTGAGACaagactgtgtgcgtgtgtgcatgctcGTCACTCACTTGGCTGCATCCTTACGCAGCTGCTCGTGCCTCATGAGGAGCTGCTTTCTCTCCCTGAAGGCCTTGCGCACAGTGTAGCCCTTGTAGACAGCctggatggaggcagcagcaatGTCCTGGATGGCTGCAATGGAAAGAGCGCCATGCTCCAGCATGAACTGCGTCACCTCACTGTGTCCCCCAAGCAGAGCATAGTCCAGAGGCGTGTACCTGCTCGACACAATTTAAACACCAGTGTCATTCACGGAACAATCTCCCCACTTTCATTTCATTGCCTTCTCATGTCTGCCCTCTTTGTGAGTGGCCCggccctcacctctcctccGTGTGCTCCATGTGATTAGGAAAGGCATCGTAGCCGGACAGCAGTTTCACAGCATCCAGGTAGCCATTGTTACATGACCAGTGGAGAGCAGTTCGCCCCTGTGCACAcatgaagaaaagcaaattGTCAAATTCAGATGAGATGAACAGAAAACAAGGTTCCATTAGCAGACATTATGGGAAGATACTCACCTCCTTGTCCTGTATGTTAGGATCGGCATTGTTCTCCATGAGAGCAGCCATACAGGTGATGTAGCCTCCATAGGCAGCACACTGCAGGGGAGTCCGTCCTGCCTGGTCCTGTCCAGCAgaagttaaacatttaaaagccaaATCCAGATTACAGTTAACAGTGCTTTATTATATTAAgccataaaatgaccatgatgtgtcGTCAGAGACTAAGGAAACATGCTAAATTAAAaaactggcttcactgatatcAATGGTGCCGAGGAAGTTGACAACGGACCgaaacattttctctctcaaaaTGTGAAACCAAGGTTAGCTGACattcctctctctttcactttgtCTGTAGATATTTTACGGTCCAAATATTGTCACCCTgttgtctcctctcatcatgaTAATTCTCTGCCTGTTGCAGACCCACGAAAATTAACCAAAACGGTTACAGGACAGTGGGACAGTTAATGGTCTGTATGTACAGTAGGTGTATGgacacagtgtgacagtgtttttttttctgtattttgtcaaTTCCGACAACCCACTTGAACCATGCTCATCCAACAATTGACTTGGGATTGCACTAGCTTCAAGTTTTAAATGTCGCTGATATTTTTATATACCATATTTTATATACATCACCTTTAACAGAGTAGAACCAGATTTTTGATCTTGATTCTGAGTATTATTTATGCTCTGCTTGTGAAATACGTGGGgggattaattgattaattttaGCCCCAAGCCTTCATCAGGGAGTCAAACAAGGAGTCAatgttttggtgtttgtttttagagGGGGTGAACATGACATGCACTATGTAATATTAATTTATACATTTCATTCTTCTGTTTACCTTTGCATTTCATCTCTTATATCTTTCCGTATTTTATCTCTTTAGAGTTTTATGTTGCCTGAAACCAAGCTCCTATAACACAAAATGAACTATCTGTTATGTTAAGGGCATTTGAGTCGGTTAAAAGATCATGCCTTGGAGTTTACTCTTAAATTGGTTTTACATATATCGTATCCAGGAAGTGGTTCTACCCAAAGAGTTCTCAATATCTCCATTTATGGTTTGATTTGACCAAATAACTTTGGCGCTGCACAGCTCAGACAAGAAGAGGGACTGACTCTAAAATGTGTTCACTGAGAAGAGCTTCTGTTGCTCTGCAGGTTCACAGTCGAGCGTGTACGTCCATACCTGCACATTAGGACTGATCCCATTCTCCATCAGTATCTGGCAGACCTCAGCATTTCCTCCCAGTGCAGCCCAGTGCAGAGCGGTGTGACCATCCACGTCCACCAGGTCCACATGTGCAGAGCCTTAGcgcacatttacatttcaacaacactgaaaacatCTTCCTCTTATTTATCATGGATGACACCGCTACAGTAGTTTTTGGATTGTCAGGGAaacgcattaaaaaaaataaaaaatactccGAACACAATAACCACAGGGACATTACTGGATGTAAAGTAACAAGTACACCCACCTTTGATGAGCGTGAGTATGACGTCTCTGTGTCCCATCTCACAGGCACGAAACAGCGGTGTGTGTTTCATCACGTCCAGAGAGTCGACCATTGCTCCTTTCTccaacagcagcttcactgtGCTCACATGACCTGACAGGGAGGCCGCATGGAGTGCTGTGGGGacatatacaaacacaattattacaaaaaatatacaacaaaaaGTAAAGAATACAAGCTCCTGAATCTAAACATTATCAGATCACCTGCTGCTCCTTCATGTACCTCACCTTTCATCATCAACACTTGGTTTATAGTATACCTTTGATGGAATTTGGTGACCTGCTTTGCTTAAAGCACCAATGCGGAACTTCTATTGCCCCCCTGCTACTATACATGACAATACTTTTCTTCCCCTACCACGCTTCACTCTCACATATAAACACTATACACCATATACCCTCTCTATATGCTCGCAGATTTAGTCCCTGGATGAATTTTGTCTTCAAATCTATACTTAGTTTGATTCCTTTGTGTCTGCGTTGTGCACAAACTAAAATACTCAAGGCCTGTGCTTAAATGATACCCTACAAATGTCAGTCTCTAGAGCCAGAACTGAACTTGGAAAGAAAGCTTTTAACTATGATGTTCCCGTTACCCGGAGTAAATTACAAAAGGAGCTTGAACTCTCACAGTTGATCACTTTGGGAATTTATATCAATTAAAAGAATTGAGAAAACTTTGTGGTCATTCTTAATATTGTGCCTTCTTTTTCGTCAGTGTATGTTGACTGAATATTgagttttatgtcttttacaGTGTGTGATAGCTTTCTTTACATGTATCATGATAGTCATTTTAAAATTTGTTATGCTGCCTCCTTGGCTGCGATGGACTggggaactgtccagggtgtaccccacctatcgcccaatgtagctgagattggcacagcaccccccgcgaccctctggtggaggataaagcggtagatgatgactgactgactgatgctGCCTCCTTGGCCAGGACTAATGCAAAACACTTATGGCTGGTGCAACCCCCCACTCCCCCTTCAGCTCCCCAGACAATACAGACTCGACTCAAGTGCACATAAGTGATCTGGGCACCAGTCAGCTCCACTGCCCTTCACACCGTTTCATTAGCAAGACTCAACCGTGGCATGTTATGCATGCATAAACAACGACTGCTTGGCTGAGCAGAGGGAATATCGCCATTGAGATTATATGTCCAAACAGCCCAGAGGGTTTGGAGAGTCagcatgtgcgtgtgttttcagAGACCAGTGCTGGCAGTGGTGGAGTCTATTCAGTGAGTTCACAGTATTCTTGCTGACAGTATCACTTCCCTCACTCTCACAGTCTCTCTTACACCTTGGGGGGAATcccctgtgacatcatcatcatcatcatcgtcaaaCATCCTCTGTGGCCTAAAATGAATGGGCACACCAGGCTCTgatgaaaggtgtgtgtttgtgtttgtgtgaacatcAAAGTGACCAGGGTGGTTTGTATCACCAAACCCTCAAACTCAGGTGCTCACCGGTGCCTCCATACTTGTCAGCCATGTTGATGTCAATGTGAGGGGTGAGAGCCAGCATGGTGCAAATCACATCATCACTGCCCTTCCCAGCAGCCCACATAAAGGCCGTCCTCCCCTCCAAATCAGGCTCATCCTTCACCGAGGGGTGGGACAGAAACACACCAACTGTCTCCTAGTCACACATGGACAGACAATCACTTGGTATGGTTTATCGGACTGGACATTTTGAGAGGGAAGACATGAAATCATACCGACTAAGGGTGACGTGAAAAGAATACTGTATAGGTTATTCTTCACCAATATAATAGAACTTTTACTCAAATTAAATTATACTataagtgaaaaaataaatgcacatttccAACATACAGAGCCTACATAGTAAGACTCACAGCATTGTTGCTTTGAGCTCCATAGTGCAGCGGTGTCGCTCCTTGGCTGTCAGAGGGAATAGTGCCCGACGAGTTTCTCTCCAGCAGCAGGTGGACAATTTTGGCATgacctgtaaaaacacacatttacattagtatataataaaaaaaaaaaagggcacgACTGAGTGAAGAGCTGGGACAATTGCTCAGCTGTACTGTCCAACAAAAGGTGTCATTAGTTTTCAGTTTACAAGAGTGGTAACAGAGGAGGATTAAACACCTTATCAGGTCAACATGGCTCAGCGGTCACTCTTTGCAGTCAGGCACCGTGTGAtgcaatgaaaatgtttttaaagaaaccAAAAGAAACAAGACCTTAACTGAATGCAAATATCTGCTAATTTTAGTAATAAGATGGATTGTGATCCAATTTTTCAGGTATTTATGAACTCAAATTATGAGAAAGACCAGAACACCAGAGCCATTAAAAATCCTCCTGAGGTTACACTGCATGTCCGTAAAAATGTCATggcaataaatgaataaaataataattttaacgTATGGGTAATAAGTTATTTTCCGCTcagccaaaaaataaataataataatttgcttTGAAAGCCTGAAATCTTTAATTTCAGTGCAAAGTCAATAAGGCTGCCGCAGGTCACGTTCAGGACCTAAGCTCACTCACCGAGCAGAGCGGCCCAATGCAGCGGCGTTCGGAAGAGGTTATCATAAGCTGTCACATTGCAGCCCCCGTAAGACGTCAGCACCTCCACCACTGCCTCGTTACCGTCGGCCACGGCAAAGTGCAGCGGTGTCCGCCCCTCATAGTCCTGCCAGTTCAGCAGAGACTCGGTAGGAGCTGCctcctaaaacacacacacacgggagatgcagacaaaaaaaaacatgggtgAGGAcaaaggatgaagaaaaaaatgtggttttttgtttacgtgtgtgtgttcacagcagtGTGTACCAGTATACAGCGGACAGTTTGAGTTGCGCTTAGCTCTTGACTGTGTGCAGCCCAGTGCAGGGGGATTTTGCCTTCACTGTCTGGGATGCCGATGTTGGAATCGTGCTTGATCAGGAGACGAACATGTTCTGGTCGGTTATAAAACGCAGACCAGTGTAAAGCGGTTTGCTgcagaaacagagaaaatggAGAGACAGATATGACGAATGGGGAAGAAAATATCAGGGGTCATCGTAAGTGGTCACGAAGTTTCCATTTACGTTCAGAAAATGATTTCACTATGAAACAGCAGAGAAATATGAGCCTACTGAAGTATTCTGAGATTTCCTGAAACCACAATCATCTGACACGATGATGCATATTGGATTATTACAAAACCGACTTCTGATGTCAGATACACATCTGCTCCAATAGACAGAGgaggctgtgtgtttgtggtcttaTCATCAGAACACAGGACAAAGCCACAGTTTGTTAAAACATTCACTGCAATGCGAGTGGGCCACTCTATGTTTTTGTGTGAGACCTCAAATTTCCACTGCTTCCTACAAACTATTTTCAGTCATTTATCTCTTTGCAATTAATGATCTGATAACCACTGAGGCCAAACAGTAGTGAGGACATACAGTTTTCCAACAACCTGTACATGCATTTGTACAGCAGCACCTTGTTCTTGTCTTGCGTGTCGACCTCTCCTGGTCCAATGTGTTTGAGTAACAGGGCGAGAGCTTTTGGGGAGGGGTGTCGGGTGGCCAGGTGAAGCGGGGTCATCTCCTCTAGATCCTTCTGCAGCCAGTTAGCACCTCtggacagcagcagcttcaggaaACGCACATTACCctgcaacacacatacacaaaaatcCTGTGCTAAAAAGTAGCTCAAAAATCACCAATGCTCCTCAGCATTAGTCATGAACCAGcagcaatgacacacacactcccgcACACAGAATCCCCAGGCTTTTAGCAATGTCTGGTTCAATCTGGGGGTCATCCATCTTTATTCCCTCcccctgtctgtctgctcaTCTTGCGAGATGAACTGTGAAACAGTAAACAGACAGAGCCGCCATTCCCTACCTGTCGTCCCCTCCACATCATTGTCATCATCCTCACTTTTGGTCTCTCGCCACCAAACAGCTGGGTGATGCATCGGGCAACAGCTGCCAGAGGAGGGcgagttttgtgtgtgtgtgtgtccgagcAGACAAGACTGAGTACATGTGCGGGTTCCTTTTGTATATTTGCCAACCTGTGACCACGATGCCACAGTCTGACAGATCTATCTCGTGTGTGAGCATGcatccagactgtgtgtgtgtgtgtgtgtgtgtgtgtatgtgtattttagtCCTCCCTATTCTCAGTCCAATTAGATCAGTAATCCCTGGCCTCTCTTGCTGTCTCAGCCACTTATTGATCAGATGTCAAAGAGACAGGGCTTCCCATCACTAGCAtcccccagcacacacacacacacacacacacacacacacacacacatgcgccaCCCATCTATGAGACAGACCTCAATAACCTATTAGCTTCCCTCTCCCCTAAATGATAGTATGATCCTACATCAGTACATTGCTGTTACATTAAGCACAGATTAATAAGCCACTTATAAAGAGATACTTTAACTACTGCATCCCACTGTTCTCATGCCAAATCTTGCCATCAACTTTGTCAGTCAATGTTAATAATTTGTTTacgggttgttgtttttttaactagtCCCAAATGAAAATCATTCTCTTCTATCAGAGGTTTCCATGGCAAAAATGTTGTgagcagaaaatgtgtttatctataagcgtgtgtgagtgaaaatcaGGGCTAGAGAGTTTGTGTGGCAGGGTTTTAAATCAGTTTATATTCCTCAACAAAAGCCCTAAAACCACAATGAGAACCACTAGGGGGCACTGGCTTCCCACTAGAGGCTGCAGTCATAAATTGTCTTTTGTCTTAAGAAATGTATGGGATCACACTGTGTCTTCATACTCATACACCTTGATATTTgcattcacattcatttattgtgaaTAAACTGTCATGTCTGGTTTTATGTCATTAAAAAGGGCAACAGCAGGAATAATAATACGTTTTTGTATTGTGTGTTCTTCTTTAAGATTGTGTATTTATGGATAATCATACCTTCTGTGCGGCGAGGTGCAGCGCAGTCCGCTGGCTGTGGTCAGCCTTGTTGACCGAGGCTCCGGCCTTCAGCAGAATCTCTGCACAATCCAGGCGGTCGGCCAGGACACAGTACATCAAAGGGGTCCGACCAAACTGGTCCTCGCGGTCCCGCAGTGACGGCTCCGCTACTCACACCCATACccagacacacatgcagacaaaagCACAGTTTTAGCTCAAAGTCAACAGGGGTTAAGAGGATAAAAGTTATTCAaaaccaatatatatatatatatatttgtagcACTCTGCAATGATCATGTGATACTGTATTTCTCTTCCTGTATGCCAAAGTAAAAATTAGTGTTCTACATATTCATTGACAATTAGATAATGTTTctaggttttgttttttgggggtcAATAGAAGAAACAATTCagtacaaaataatacattcacAATGCCACGTTACAATACAAGTATAACATAAAaggaaaatgacaaaatcacagagaaattaaaatataaagaaaatacaaaacatatttaaaaaataaacaaggacTAGTTATTCTCTGGCAAAGTACAACTGAACTTAACAAACCAATGAATCccttaaattaaagtaaagatGAGAGATAGAGAATTCCATTTTGACATGGCTCTGTACGTAACTGTTCTTCTCAATGCGTCCAAATTGGGCATTTGTACTGTAAACTGACTGTAAAAACAAGACTGTTTAACTGTATGCCATAATAAACATTTATGCTTATGTATTTGACCACACAGCAGGACAGTTGACATGGGACAGAACCTGTGCCTGTATAACCTGCACCACATCTGCTGATATATCTGCAGATGTGCatctgctcctaattctaggatgggtcaaaatgcagaggaatactttccctaaggggattaataaaattaaactttaaactttaaactttaaactttatatGGAACTCTGCACATCTTACCATG
The sequence above is a segment of the Solea solea chromosome 13, fSolSol10.1, whole genome shotgun sequence genome. Coding sequences within it:
- the invs gene encoding inversin isoform X3, which produces MATATSGPGTVSLGSQVHAAAVNGDRSVLLKLITAEPSLRDREDQFGRTPLMYCVLADRLDCAEILLKAGASVNKADHSQRTALHLAAQKGNVRFLKLLLSRGANWLQKDLEEMTPLHLATRHPSPKALALLLKHIGPGEVDTQDKNKQTALHWSAFYNRPEHVRLLIKHDSNIGIPDSEGKIPLHWAAHSQELSATQTVRCILEAAPTESLLNWQDYEGRTPLHFAVADGNEAVVEVLTSYGGCNVTAYDNLFRTPLHWAALLGHAKIVHLLLERNSSGTIPSDSQGATPLHYGAQSNNAETVGVFLSHPSVKDEPDLEGRTAFMWAAGKGSDDVICTMLALTPHIDINMADKYGGTALHAASLSGHVSTVKLLLEKGAMVDSLDVMKHTPLFRACEMGHRDVILTLIKGSAHVDLVDVDGHTALHWAALGGNAEVCQILMENGISPNVQDQAGRTPLQCAAYGGYITCMAALMENNADPNIQDKEGRTALHWSCNNGYLDAVKLLSGYDAFPNHMEHTEERYTPLDYALLGGHSEVTQFMLEHGALSIAAIQDIAAASIQAVYKGYTVRKAFRERKQLLMRHEQLRKDAAKKREEEQRRREAVQQEVPVSTAEKRKVSLVREEQNQLSLVNTVESLSMNDSVVETKKSSKAEYTRSKEERHKEHKSRSSRRGKASEPREAPEALSHQSPVTADTVSGAPQTTRLKELLSPASCFQPPILKPRPPSIPKVRERATPIKSNPSGSVSSMDHTEDTSRESILIRKKDSHMNVQTATSKNDAHASPKRRRHHKEHTSERVSTKDQTHSASLRSSSPLDHKRLTRKTGTHVPTSTRTHRYDKEQCRRRNAAARVIQRAWRRFHARGRKVESNHTQTRKKVDNRAVPAKPSVTKSTVLQSIYAFSCFC